One part of the Sorangiineae bacterium MSr11954 genome encodes these proteins:
- the mukB gene encoding chromosome partition protein MukB: MMRARATALALVNWKGVFYERYLFDRHVTALEGANGAGKTTVMIAAYVVLLPDLARLRFTNLGESSATGGDRGIWGRLGELGRPSYAALEIEVGPRKFIAGVHLERKAEPTIVLTPFLIKDLDLQGSLKELLLLTRDEHDEVPEIQEVRAKVGRLSGKIDVFSTAKEYFAALFEHGITPLRLATDEDRNKLNEMLKTSMTGGISRALTSELRSFLLKEETGLSDTLSRMRGNLDACHRTRTEVSEARHLEGEISSIYDAGQAMFAAALFATREREKEALGRANEARAQEADALGHLRALDLEIAEGKQKHELLAARLAEMKRVAEEAELHASKIVRAQSVSRRLAELTTELARKEEQARTTRARYDLATEARAVRRLERDRARDAYDRAATGVGDLEKGLEELHRNAHAHRRVRSLLEEARTALAEPSLDEDTVAPALERTKARINAIDHERSRIDRDFETIEVRQGEYDRALRALSALASTGAGHAAGRLPAEASDHDRARAVLSYFGERKASVERAADSQAEAARAGQLAERQAKAKARALELEVEIAGDAEAPSALVQRRLDEAEAELRSAEDDLRAETARISEAQRTRASLQARSAELTARAEKWRDCVPRLEALEKRLGVPLRSGEAIAGARVRLAQDGDRERAALSELKERHAARLREASALEAAGGSFDAELMNLRDELDAELLASRFEEVDPEDAAALQARLGSLENALIVDDPQAAAAKLAKYPRAARSVFLVGAHVALGLDEKKPVRQGDDVFVEEPFGIRVTRVPAHPSLGRRARERRAQELREEAARLEAECEAALGRVRALDESKRDADDLALEWAIIEAGDPRAELERAEREAIEQGEIEHTSRARARSARERADTLRARIASLRALLGDAYLLGPPDYAARAAELAAARESLERSRDELRRTEGDRRVLAELLDALRNPPVRGEERTALEARRRELDVERDRHFAAVSALTEVVDNRHALRFSDAERALAEQRTIVPALEEQRANARTAWEAEERALRGADEAWELAASAQQRADAEAMAVRAHHERATGELLAEGIADVSEEAVLEANRRIVEQGAERKAFEREERRLSTEIALLEERRIQSNRAVTAARAHLASVEREASPAREDWSRLERDAQSSGLLQHALTSRAAVAYRGRGSIDLWAEARSKGELLVDRLRTSRGNAESAAHIQATLTGSKGPEGSERSGHVYLEAWLAVRDVLKRCLPAQVADVEDPLEALQRLRDHLSLLEDRLVRQETDLRGASEDVARGIDVRLRRAKSQVRRLNQSLDGIHFGNVVGIRVEMKRIDKMEQILRALREGEVQELLFQTTLPIEEALDEIFRRYGGGGRTGGQRILDYREYIELMVEIQRKSGGADGAPGNWEPASPTRLSTGEAIGVGAALMMVILTEWERDANLLHQKRETGSLRFLFLDEANRLSQDNLGVLFDLCQNLDLQLLIAAPEVARAEGNTTYRLVRRIDDAGREEVVVSGRRVKAEASPEAPAN, translated from the coding sequence ATGATGCGCGCGCGGGCGACCGCGCTCGCCCTGGTGAATTGGAAAGGCGTCTTTTACGAGCGGTACCTCTTCGACCGGCACGTGACGGCGCTCGAGGGGGCGAACGGCGCCGGCAAGACCACGGTGATGATCGCGGCGTACGTGGTGCTTCTTCCGGACCTTGCGCGGCTGCGCTTCACCAATTTGGGCGAGAGCAGCGCCACCGGCGGTGACCGCGGCATTTGGGGGCGCCTCGGTGAGCTGGGGCGCCCATCGTACGCGGCGCTCGAGATCGAGGTCGGCCCGCGCAAGTTCATCGCCGGGGTCCACCTGGAGCGAAAGGCCGAGCCGACCATCGTCCTCACGCCCTTCTTGATCAAGGATCTCGATCTGCAGGGGAGCCTCAAGGAGCTGCTCCTGCTCACGCGCGACGAGCACGACGAGGTGCCCGAGATCCAGGAGGTGCGCGCCAAGGTGGGCCGCCTCTCCGGCAAAATCGACGTCTTCTCCACCGCCAAGGAGTACTTCGCCGCCCTCTTCGAGCACGGAATCACCCCGCTGCGCCTGGCGACCGACGAAGACCGCAACAAGCTGAACGAGATGCTCAAGACGAGCATGACCGGAGGCATCTCGCGCGCGCTCACCAGCGAGCTTCGTTCCTTCTTGCTCAAAGAGGAGACGGGCCTCTCGGACACCCTGTCGCGCATGCGCGGCAACCTCGATGCATGCCATCGAACGCGCACCGAGGTGAGCGAAGCGCGCCACCTCGAGGGCGAGATCAGCAGCATCTACGACGCGGGCCAGGCCATGTTCGCCGCCGCCCTGTTCGCGACCCGCGAGCGCGAAAAAGAGGCGCTCGGCCGCGCCAACGAGGCGCGCGCGCAAGAGGCGGACGCCCTCGGCCACCTTCGCGCGCTCGACCTGGAGATCGCCGAGGGAAAGCAGAAGCACGAGCTCCTCGCGGCGCGGCTGGCCGAGATGAAGCGGGTCGCCGAAGAAGCGGAGCTTCACGCGAGCAAGATCGTGCGCGCGCAGAGCGTGAGCCGCCGCCTCGCCGAGCTGACCACCGAGCTCGCCCGCAAAGAGGAGCAAGCGCGCACGACTCGCGCGCGCTACGACCTTGCCACCGAAGCGCGCGCGGTGCGGAGGCTCGAGCGCGATCGCGCGCGGGACGCCTACGATCGCGCCGCCACCGGGGTGGGCGATCTCGAGAAGGGGCTCGAAGAGCTTCATCGAAACGCCCACGCCCACCGCCGCGTGCGGAGCCTCCTCGAAGAGGCCCGCACCGCGCTCGCGGAGCCGTCGCTCGACGAGGACACGGTCGCCCCGGCGCTGGAGCGGACCAAGGCGCGCATCAACGCGATCGATCACGAGCGCTCGCGCATCGATCGCGACTTCGAGACGATCGAGGTCCGTCAAGGCGAGTACGATCGCGCCCTGCGCGCCCTCTCGGCGCTCGCGTCGACCGGCGCGGGCCATGCCGCGGGCCGCCTCCCGGCCGAGGCGAGCGACCACGATCGCGCCCGCGCCGTGCTGTCGTACTTCGGCGAGCGGAAGGCGTCGGTCGAGCGCGCGGCGGATTCGCAGGCCGAGGCCGCGCGCGCGGGCCAGCTCGCCGAGCGGCAAGCCAAGGCGAAGGCGCGCGCCCTCGAACTCGAGGTGGAGATCGCGGGGGACGCGGAGGCGCCTTCGGCGCTCGTGCAGCGGCGCTTGGACGAGGCGGAGGCCGAGCTCCGCTCGGCGGAGGACGACCTGCGCGCGGAGACGGCCCGGATCTCGGAGGCGCAGCGCACGCGGGCGAGCCTTCAGGCGAGGTCCGCGGAGCTCACCGCGCGCGCCGAAAAATGGCGCGACTGCGTGCCGCGGCTCGAGGCGCTCGAGAAGCGGCTGGGCGTGCCGCTTCGCTCGGGCGAGGCCATCGCGGGCGCGCGCGTGCGCCTCGCGCAAGACGGCGACCGCGAGCGCGCCGCGCTCTCGGAGCTGAAAGAGCGCCACGCGGCGCGACTGCGCGAGGCGAGCGCGCTCGAGGCGGCGGGCGGCTCGTTCGACGCGGAGCTCATGAACCTCCGCGACGAGCTCGACGCCGAGCTGCTCGCGAGCCGGTTCGAAGAGGTCGACCCCGAAGACGCCGCGGCCTTGCAGGCGCGGCTGGGATCGCTGGAGAACGCGCTGATCGTCGACGATCCCCAGGCCGCCGCCGCCAAGCTCGCGAAGTACCCGCGCGCCGCGCGCAGCGTCTTCTTGGTCGGCGCCCACGTCGCGTTGGGGCTCGACGAGAAGAAGCCCGTGCGCCAGGGCGACGACGTCTTCGTCGAGGAGCCGTTCGGCATCCGGGTCACGCGCGTCCCCGCGCACCCCTCGCTCGGCCGCCGCGCCCGCGAGCGCCGCGCCCAAGAGCTCCGCGAGGAGGCCGCGCGCCTCGAGGCGGAGTGCGAGGCGGCGCTGGGGCGCGTGCGCGCGCTGGACGAATCCAAGCGCGACGCCGACGATCTCGCGCTCGAGTGGGCGATCATCGAGGCCGGCGATCCGCGCGCGGAGCTGGAACGCGCCGAGCGCGAGGCGATCGAGCAGGGCGAGATCGAGCACACGAGCCGCGCCCGCGCGCGGAGCGCCCGCGAGCGCGCCGACACCCTGCGCGCCCGCATCGCGTCGCTTCGCGCTCTTTTGGGCGACGCGTACCTCCTCGGCCCACCCGACTACGCCGCGCGCGCCGCCGAGCTCGCGGCCGCCCGCGAGAGCCTCGAGCGAAGCCGCGACGAGCTTCGCCGCACCGAGGGCGACCGGCGCGTGCTGGCGGAGCTGCTCGACGCGCTCCGCAACCCACCCGTGCGCGGCGAGGAGCGCACGGCCCTCGAGGCGCGCCGGCGCGAGCTGGACGTGGAGCGCGATCGGCACTTCGCCGCCGTATCGGCGCTCACGGAGGTGGTCGACAACCGCCACGCGCTCCGCTTCTCCGACGCGGAGCGCGCCCTCGCCGAGCAGCGAACCATCGTCCCCGCCCTCGAAGAGCAGCGCGCCAACGCCCGCACGGCGTGGGAGGCCGAAGAGCGCGCGCTCCGAGGCGCCGACGAGGCGTGGGAGCTCGCCGCGAGCGCGCAGCAAAGAGCCGACGCCGAGGCCATGGCCGTTCGTGCACACCACGAGCGCGCCACCGGCGAGCTTCTGGCCGAAGGGATCGCCGACGTCTCGGAGGAGGCGGTCCTCGAGGCCAACCGCCGCATCGTCGAGCAAGGCGCCGAGCGCAAAGCCTTCGAACGCGAGGAGCGCAGGCTCTCCACGGAAATCGCGCTGCTCGAGGAGCGCCGCATCCAATCGAACCGCGCGGTCACCGCCGCCCGCGCCCACCTCGCGAGCGTGGAGCGCGAAGCCTCGCCGGCGCGCGAGGACTGGAGCCGCCTGGAGCGCGACGCGCAAAGCTCCGGCCTCCTGCAGCACGCGCTCACCTCGCGCGCAGCCGTCGCCTACCGCGGTCGCGGGAGCATCGACCTATGGGCCGAAGCGCGCAGCAAGGGCGAGCTGCTGGTCGACCGCCTTCGCACCTCCCGCGGCAACGCGGAGAGCGCCGCGCACATCCAGGCCACCCTGACGGGCTCCAAGGGCCCCGAGGGCTCCGAGCGCTCGGGCCACGTCTACCTCGAGGCATGGCTGGCGGTTCGGGACGTCCTCAAGCGCTGCCTCCCCGCGCAGGTGGCGGACGTCGAGGATCCGCTCGAGGCGCTGCAGCGTCTGCGCGACCATCTCTCGCTCTTGGAGGATCGCCTGGTGCGGCAAGAGACCGATCTCCGCGGCGCGTCGGAGGACGTGGCGCGCGGGATCGACGTGCGCCTTCGCCGCGCGAAGAGCCAAGTGCGGAGGCTCAATCAGAGCCTGGACGGCATCCATTTCGGGAATGTCGTGGGCATCCGCGTGGAGATGAAGCGCATCGACAAGATGGAGCAAATCCTTCGGGCGCTGCGCGAAGGCGAGGTGCAAGAGCTGCTCTTTCAAACCACCCTGCCCATCGAAGAAGCCTTGGACGAAATCTTTCGCCGCTACGGCGGCGGCGGCCGCACCGGCGGGCAGCGCATCCTCGACTACCGCGAGTACATCGAGCTGATGGTCGAAATCCAACGAAAGAGCGGCGGGGCCGACGGCGCCCCCGGCAACTGGGAGCCCGCCTCCCCGACCCGCCTCTCGACGGGCGAGGCCATCGGCGTGGGCGCGGCCCTGATGATGGTGATCCTCACCGAGTGGGAGCGCGACGCCAACCTCCTCCACCAAAAGCGCGAGACGGGCTCCCTTCGCTTTCTCTTCCTCGACGAAGCCAACCGCTTGTCGCAAGACAACCTCGGCGTCCTCTTCGATCTCTGTCAGAACCTCGACCTACAGCTCCTCATCGCCGCCCCCGAGGTAGCCCGCGCCGAGGGCAACACCACCTACCGTCTCGTCCGCCGCATCGACGATGCCGGTCGCGAAGAGGTCGTCGTCAGCGGCCGCCGGGTCAAGGCCGAGGCGAGCCCCGAAGCGCCCGCGAACTGA
- a CDS encoding chromosome partition protein MukE, giving the protein MSEGVGNSGRFARLEDVILDELYPEVDLALRRGRHIDRDDAAWYTFLVDAEDHLEPLYRRFGCELIHRSDGYFYLLPTSDALGRRHLSSGEMLVGQALTLLYLEPATLEHGGAVTREQVLGHLAGVVGADSLMRAMNPKRRRHDERIAQETVRNKVTEALRRLSTLGFVEVLEDDRVRLRPSLMRFAEPVRGTKAPEATLARLVAEGELVLAEDDAAGDGGAESEDETPRSEEEASAADDDAVQTVSDDELESAMDDDAVESIADDDAVETVPDDDDAESVADEDAVETVPDDDAIESVASDDAGDPATTGASDDAGDPATTGASDDGASDPANPEESHEDPS; this is encoded by the coding sequence GTGAGCGAGGGCGTGGGAAACAGCGGGCGCTTCGCGCGGCTCGAGGACGTGATCCTCGACGAGCTGTACCCGGAGGTCGACCTGGCGCTGCGCCGCGGGCGGCATATCGATCGCGACGACGCGGCGTGGTACACGTTTTTGGTCGACGCCGAGGACCACCTGGAGCCTTTGTACCGTCGCTTTGGCTGCGAGTTGATCCATCGAAGCGATGGGTACTTCTATTTGCTGCCCACCTCCGATGCGCTCGGGCGGAGGCATCTGTCGTCGGGCGAAATGTTGGTGGGGCAGGCGCTGACCCTACTTTATCTGGAGCCGGCGACCTTGGAGCACGGCGGCGCCGTGACCCGCGAGCAGGTGCTCGGGCACTTGGCGGGGGTGGTGGGGGCCGACTCGCTGATGCGCGCGATGAACCCAAAGCGCCGCCGCCACGACGAGCGGATCGCGCAAGAGACGGTGCGCAACAAGGTGACCGAGGCGCTGCGCCGTCTGTCGACCCTCGGGTTCGTGGAGGTGCTCGAGGACGATCGGGTGCGGCTGCGCCCGTCCCTCATGCGCTTCGCCGAACCGGTGCGCGGGACGAAGGCGCCCGAGGCGACCCTCGCGCGCCTCGTGGCCGAGGGAGAGCTCGTTCTCGCCGAGGATGACGCCGCGGGCGATGGAGGGGCGGAGTCGGAGGACGAGACGCCTAGGTCCGAGGAGGAGGCGTCGGCGGCGGACGACGACGCCGTCCAGACGGTGTCGGACGACGAGCTCGAGTCGGCGATGGACGACGACGCGGTCGAATCGATTGCCGATGACGACGCGGTCGAGACGGTGCCGGACGACGACGATGCCGAGTCGGTCGCGGACGAAGATGCGGTGGAGACGGTGCCGGACGACGATGCCATCGAATCGGTCGCGAGCGACGACGCGGGCGATCCCGCAACCACCGGCGCGAGCGACGACGCGGGCGATCCCGCGACCACCGGCGCGAGCGACGACGGCGCGAGCGATCCCGCGAACCCCGAAGAGAGCCACGAGGATCCCTCATGA
- a CDS encoding condensin subunit MukF, with translation MSDSRSSPPSSRSSRDPNRVLASLAQRGPALELQTLDLCFLSALYLRAERAALTSFTEEQLVDVFDQVESVLAAAGEAPKRRATHAIRRLREQRMIARVDGAGIVRAGEYALTRLANGIIEFFLEEDSLTRESLTVLTRSLLAGLSDVLASAKAASREDDWRMGVIGPLRITMGDLASGIERRQSGFDLQQEEFQREIAALLHADWFGAVERCQELLESTSTTLHELNVVLLRDTHQLQSLLQDVQDLAAAAGVADAETAARAVMDQVDRIAAWGSARQRAWSEYYQYVHRYLRDVVRLDPARTLTHRLRELLAGKSGKAFSLTIASAAPIRLLRDVEIPPGEKPPVRRPRKEREQGLADAPAENPQSRLEARVRDALAEGARALGAVTEQVIAEVAPEERFVTTGRVAHAVASIGYPLAKAERAWVSMQDGLMIEDWAVRPPKAEAS, from the coding sequence GTGTCCGACAGCCGCTCCTCTCCGCCAAGCTCGCGTTCTTCCCGCGATCCAAACCGCGTTCTTGCGTCGCTGGCCCAGCGCGGTCCGGCGCTGGAGCTGCAGACGCTCGATCTCTGCTTTCTGTCGGCGCTCTACCTTCGCGCGGAGCGCGCGGCGCTCACGTCGTTCACCGAGGAGCAGCTGGTGGACGTCTTCGATCAGGTGGAGAGCGTCCTGGCCGCCGCCGGCGAAGCGCCCAAGCGGCGCGCGACCCACGCGATCCGCAGGCTGCGCGAGCAGCGGATGATCGCGCGGGTGGACGGCGCAGGCATCGTTCGCGCGGGCGAATATGCGCTGACCCGGCTGGCGAACGGCATCATCGAGTTCTTCCTCGAAGAGGATTCGCTCACGCGCGAGAGCTTGACGGTGCTCACGCGCAGCCTGCTCGCGGGGCTGAGCGACGTGCTGGCCTCCGCCAAGGCGGCGAGCCGCGAGGACGATTGGCGCATGGGGGTCATCGGGCCGCTGCGGATCACCATGGGCGATCTCGCGAGCGGCATCGAGCGCCGGCAATCGGGCTTCGATCTGCAGCAGGAGGAGTTTCAGCGCGAGATCGCGGCGCTCTTGCACGCGGACTGGTTCGGCGCGGTGGAGCGGTGCCAGGAGCTCCTCGAGTCGACCAGCACGACCTTGCACGAGCTGAACGTGGTCCTTTTGCGCGATACGCATCAATTGCAATCGCTCCTGCAAGACGTGCAAGACTTGGCCGCGGCAGCGGGGGTGGCCGACGCGGAGACCGCGGCGCGGGCGGTGATGGACCAAGTGGACCGCATCGCGGCGTGGGGCTCGGCCCGGCAGCGGGCTTGGTCGGAGTATTACCAATACGTGCACCGTTATCTGCGCGACGTGGTGCGCCTCGATCCTGCGCGCACGTTGACCCATCGCTTGCGCGAGCTCCTGGCCGGTAAATCGGGGAAGGCATTTTCGCTGACCATCGCCAGCGCGGCGCCCATCCGGCTCTTGCGCGACGTGGAGATCCCGCCGGGCGAGAAGCCCCCGGTGCGCCGTCCGCGCAAGGAGCGTGAGCAGGGCTTGGCGGACGCGCCGGCCGAGAACCCGCAGTCGCGGCTCGAGGCGCGGGTGCGCGATGCCCTCGCGGAGGGGGCGCGGGCGCTGGGGGCGGTGACCGAGCAGGTGATCGCCGAGGTGGCGCCGGAGGAGCGCTTCGTCACCACGGGGCGGGTGGCGCACGCGGTGGCGAGCATCGGCTATCCGCTCGCGAAGGCGGAGCGGGCGTGGGTGTCGATGCAAGACGGGCTGATGATCGAGGATTGGGCCGTGCGCCCTCCGAAGGCAGAGGCATCGTGA
- a CDS encoding putative glycolipid-binding domain-containing protein: MHIARVWTKEEGLGTELGEIELGHGTLTATGFAIGTDPEPYRLEYHLTTGDAYVTAKLSVRAMGHGFRRALELVRAPSGRWSCTTESEGYPTLGAPGGDLAGLDGALDCDLGLSPVTNSMPVLRHRLHETEGAVDFVMAWVSVPDLAVIPARQRYTFVARQGTSRIVRYEQSDFRSDIEFDEHGVVRNYPQLARTLR; the protein is encoded by the coding sequence ATGCATATTGCACGCGTTTGGACCAAGGAAGAAGGCCTCGGCACGGAGCTCGGCGAGATCGAGCTCGGCCATGGAACCCTGACCGCGACCGGGTTCGCCATCGGCACCGATCCCGAGCCCTACCGGCTCGAGTACCACCTCACGACCGGCGACGCGTATGTCACCGCTAAGCTGTCGGTGCGCGCGATGGGGCATGGCTTTCGGCGCGCGCTCGAGCTCGTACGCGCCCCCTCGGGACGATGGTCGTGCACGACCGAGAGCGAGGGCTACCCCACCCTCGGCGCGCCAGGCGGCGATCTCGCGGGCCTCGACGGAGCGCTCGACTGCGATCTCGGCTTGTCGCCCGTCACCAACTCGATGCCCGTCCTCCGCCACCGCTTGCACGAGACCGAAGGTGCCGTCGATTTCGTCATGGCGTGGGTGTCCGTGCCCGATCTGGCGGTCATCCCGGCGCGGCAACGCTACACGTTCGTCGCGCGCCAGGGCACGTCGCGGATCGTGCGCTACGAGCAGAGCGACTTCCGCTCCGACATCGAGTTCGACGAGCACGGCGTCGTCCGGAACTACCCGCAGCTCGCCCGCACCCTCCGCTGA
- a CDS encoding GMC family oxidoreductase, protein MRVLIVGAGSAGLTCAWRLAREPSTEVVLIDAGVDPGPDVPSFLLRDMVLPPPFYWDYAEFDRGYFLPRGKLFGGTSAVNATAAVRGHPWCYDAWGSPSWRWERCLPSFRAIEADMQFGAEPYHGHAGPVPITRCELGGFDHALGDAYVRRGLARIADHNAPGHLGFGPFPTNRIGDDRASTLRTLLPELRGRPNVTLRPQTEAVRVVMAHGEARGVLVRTAQGDEQLLEADRVVLSGGTFGSPEMLFASGIGPADGLRTAGLPVHVDAPEVGANLVDHPYVQMGIEVSDPAKPAAPPGKGALLTFELDGPGHLQAHAFAYRTRAVDPSADPCSAAVTCALLTPESRGRLELGTGRARVRLNHLSSDVDARRMAEIVARVADVVADLASEGALRLPADPWWHADDLPAACRREVVTYHHPVGTCRMGSDTASVVDEALRVRGVERLMVADASVMPSLPRGQTNLGAMMIGHRAAEFLLEAPPP, encoded by the coding sequence ATGCGTGTTCTGATCGTTGGAGCTGGTTCCGCCGGGCTGACGTGTGCGTGGCGCCTCGCGCGGGAGCCGAGCACGGAGGTCGTCCTGATCGACGCCGGCGTCGATCCCGGCCCGGACGTGCCGAGCTTTTTGCTGCGCGATATGGTGCTTCCGCCCCCATTCTATTGGGATTACGCCGAGTTCGATCGGGGGTATTTCCTACCCCGGGGCAAGCTCTTCGGCGGCACGTCGGCCGTGAACGCCACCGCCGCGGTCCGTGGACATCCATGGTGTTACGACGCGTGGGGCTCGCCGTCGTGGCGTTGGGAACGATGCCTCCCCTCGTTTCGCGCCATCGAGGCCGATATGCAATTTGGCGCCGAGCCTTACCACGGCCATGCGGGTCCCGTGCCCATAACGCGGTGCGAGCTCGGTGGGTTCGATCACGCCCTCGGCGATGCGTACGTGCGCCGAGGCCTGGCGCGGATCGCCGATCACAACGCGCCGGGGCATCTGGGCTTCGGGCCATTTCCAACCAACCGAATCGGCGACGATCGCGCGAGCACCTTGCGCACGCTCCTCCCGGAGCTGCGAGGCCGGCCCAATGTGACCTTGCGGCCGCAGACGGAGGCCGTTCGGGTGGTCATGGCGCACGGGGAGGCGCGCGGGGTGCTGGTCCGGACCGCGCAAGGCGACGAGCAGCTCCTCGAGGCCGACCGCGTCGTGCTCTCCGGGGGCACCTTCGGGAGCCCGGAGATGCTCTTTGCGTCCGGCATCGGGCCTGCCGATGGGCTGAGGACGGCGGGCCTGCCGGTGCACGTGGACGCGCCCGAGGTCGGCGCGAACCTCGTCGACCATCCGTACGTGCAAATGGGCATCGAGGTCTCGGACCCGGCGAAGCCCGCGGCCCCACCGGGCAAGGGCGCGCTGCTCACCTTCGAGCTCGACGGACCCGGGCACCTGCAGGCGCACGCGTTCGCCTATCGAACCCGCGCGGTCGATCCCAGCGCGGACCCGTGCAGCGCGGCCGTCACCTGCGCCCTGCTCACGCCCGAGAGCCGCGGCCGGTTGGAGCTGGGAACGGGGCGAGCACGGGTGCGCTTGAATCACCTGTCCTCGGACGTGGACGCGCGGCGCATGGCGGAGATCGTGGCGCGCGTGGCGGACGTGGTGGCCGATCTCGCCTCCGAGGGCGCGCTGCGGCTGCCCGCGGATCCTTGGTGGCACGCGGACGATCTTCCCGCCGCGTGCCGGCGGGAGGTGGTGACGTACCATCACCCGGTGGGCACCTGCCGTATGGGGAGCGACACCGCGAGCGTCGTCGACGAGGCGCTGCGGGTGCGCGGCGTGGAGCGGCTGATGGTGGCCGACGCCTCGGTGATGCCCTCCCTTCCGCGCGGCCAGACCAACCTGGGGGCCATGATGATCGGCCACCGCGCGGCCGAGTTTCTCCTCGAGGCGCCGCCGCCCTGA
- a CDS encoding pyridoxamine 5'-phosphate oxidase family protein, protein MAKASSFAATSNTTLHRIPARGSYDRALAYAILDEGLHCSVGIVSDGRPFVMPMAYARVEDELILHGASASRLLKTAGSSLAVCVTVTLLDGLVFARSAFHHSMNYRSVVVLGQAVEITDPLAKARALDALVEHVLPGRSRDVRPGNDKELAATRVLALPIEEASVKVRAGGPIDDEEDMDLACWAGDVPLALQARAPIDDAQFPPKVPRPAVLDAYSRKRR, encoded by the coding sequence ATGGCAAAAGCTTCTTCGTTCGCCGCCACCTCGAACACCACCTTGCATCGCATCCCGGCCCGCGGCTCGTACGATCGGGCCCTTGCGTATGCCATCCTCGACGAAGGGCTGCACTGCTCGGTGGGGATCGTGAGCGATGGCCGGCCGTTCGTGATGCCCATGGCCTATGCGCGCGTGGAGGACGAGCTCATTCTGCACGGCGCCTCCGCCAGCCGCCTGCTGAAGACCGCGGGTTCGAGCTTGGCCGTGTGCGTGACCGTCACCTTGCTCGACGGCCTGGTGTTCGCGCGCTCGGCCTTTCATCACTCGATGAATTATCGCTCGGTGGTGGTGCTGGGGCAGGCCGTGGAGATCACGGATCCGCTCGCCAAGGCCCGCGCGCTCGACGCCCTGGTCGAGCACGTGCTGCCCGGTCGCTCGCGCGACGTGCGTCCGGGCAACGACAAAGAGCTCGCCGCGACCCGCGTGCTGGCGCTCCCCATCGAGGAAGCCTCGGTCAAAGTGCGCGCGGGCGGGCCCATCGACGACGAGGAGGACATGGATTTGGCCTGCTGGGCTGGCGATGTGCCGTTGGCTCTCCAGGCGCGCGCGCCCATCGACGATGCGCAGTTTCCGCCGAAGGTGCCGCGGCCTGCCGTGCTCGACGCCTATTCGCGCAAGCGCCGTTGA